A window from Malania oleifera isolate guangnan ecotype guangnan chromosome 7, ASM2987363v1, whole genome shotgun sequence encodes these proteins:
- the LOC131159184 gene encoding protein CYSTEINE-RICH TRANSMEMBRANE MODULE 9-like yields MSQGPYPPPATAYPAGANIPPPPGVYPPPDAAGYGAPPPPGYPPADGHVYLQNPPSVAPVPAETKSRGGDGFWKGCCAALCCCCILEECCL; encoded by the exons ATGAGTCAGG GGCCATATCCTCCGCCGGCTACCGCATACCCTGCTGGTGCAAATATACCTCCACCACCAGGTGTTTATCCGCCGCCGGACGCAGCGGGTTATGGGGCGCCGCCGCCGCCCGGTTATCCACCTGCAGACGGTCATGTCTACCTTCAAAATCCTCCTTCCGTGGCTCCTGTTCCTGCCGAAACTAAATCCAGGGGTGGCGATGGCTTCTGGAAAGGATG TTGTGCTGCTCTGTGTTGCTGCTGTATTCTGGAAGAGTGCTGCCTTTGA